From the Juglans microcarpa x Juglans regia isolate MS1-56 chromosome 7D, Jm3101_v1.0, whole genome shotgun sequence genome, the window ATTTATAATCAGGGTTCTTTGCTTTCAATTAagcgttttgtttttttctatgttttgtAGGGTACTGTCTTGGAGCAACTATTACAGATAGTTTTCTTCCGGTTTAGCTAGTTTAGGACACACCCAGTATCTTTAGATTCTGTCGCAGATGATGTCTGAAGATGGGGTTTCAGTTCCTTCCACAGTAAGAGGGTTTGTTCAACAACCAAactcaaaccctaaccctaaccctaactcGAATCTAgtcaagagaaagagaagttTACCAGGAACACCAGGCAAGCATAGTGATCTTCAGCTACTACTTTatattctaatttcttttcctttataaTTGATAACAGATATTGTTTCATGGGGCTTTTTTCTGAAGCAGATCCGGATGCGGAAGTTATTGCTTTGTCCCCAAAATCTTTAATGGCCACAAATCgatttatatgtgaaatttgtaATAAGGGTTTCCAGAGGGACCAGAACTTACAACTTCACCGGCGCGGCCACAATCTTCCATGGAAGCTACGGCAAAGAACAAACAAAGAAGTTAGAAAAAAGGTGTACGTTTGTCCGGAGAAGACCTGCATGCACCACGATCCGTCGAGGGCGCTTGGAGACCTCACCGGAATAAAGAAGCACTACAGCCGAAAGCACGGAGAGAAGAAGTGGAAGTGTGACAAATGTTCGAAGAAATATGCGGTGCAGTCAGATTGGAAGGCCCATAGCAAGATTTGTGGGACTCGAGAGTACAAATGTGATTGTGGAACACTCTTTTCCAGGTATTGTTTTCCAATATCCATATATAGCTCAGTTTTCAGGTTGTTGCTTTCAATTCTGTTGCTTTAAATGATTagtttttcaaggattttaaTTCTCTCACGTAGAGGCTTTCATGGGCTTGATATGTGAATTTATTGTGGCCTGAATGAAGGGCTGGATATATTTTTAACGAAGTTGTTGAAAAGGGATCGATTTGTGGTTGGTATAATACAGGAAGGACAGCTTCGTAACTCATAGAGCTTTCTGTGATGCTTTGGCCGAGGAAAATGCAAGATTCACTTCAGTTTCAGCTGCCAATCCAAACTTCAAACATGATTTGATCAAGGGGACAGTTATCAATCGTCCACTAGCTGGAATACCCCAATTTTCCACAGCCTTTCCACCTGAGTTTGCTGGCTCGGAATCTACCGGCAATTTTATTGCAGATCAAGGGCAAAAGCCAAAGCTGCCACCATGGCTAGACCATGCCAATCATCACCTAATTCCATTTGGAATTGCAAATAGTTCTAATGCTTACTTAGCAGCAGGCCTGACTAGCTTGCCCGAAATGGTTTCAACAGCATCTATGAATATGTATGGATCCGCATCTCAGACGCATGAGTGGCTAAGCAAGTACCCAGAAGCATGCTTTCCAAGTGCCAATCTTTCTGCATCTCCATTGCCAAGGGTACTAAAGGAGGAAGATGTGAACGAAGGAAATTTGAGTGCAGAAAACATAGCTAGTTTGTTTTCTAATAGCCAGAATCATCAACAACAGGGTCCAACTCACATGTCAGCCACCGCACTTTTGCAGAAAGCAGCCCAAATGGGATCTACAAGGAGCAACCCTGCATTCAATGGCACTGACTTTGGCTTAATGAGCTCATCTCATAATTCAAATGTGCCAAACAGTAGAAATGAAGTTCAGAAATTCTTCAGACAACAAAATCAAGCTGATAACCTGAAGGAATTGATGAGTTCGCTCCCTCCTTCAACTCCAATCACGACAACAGTAGTCGGGTCACTGTTGGTTAATTCTAACTCAAGCGCAATTATGGGAAACCAAAAGAGTTTGGATCATATTCAAATTTCGAAAAAGGGGAAGCAAGACCAGCCAACTTCGGGAAAGCTCCATGCCCGTTCTATGGAAGCTGATCAGCATAATTTAACGAGAGATTTTCTAGGCGTTGGAGGTCATGCAAGTAGACCGTTCTCGCAACAAGAGCTTGccaagtttgcttcaatgggtGCCGCCATGGACTTGAGCCAATACAGCGGGCATCACCGAGCTCCATAAAAGGTAAGCCCCTTGTGCAACAccgatataattaattatacatgaAACTAGTCTATGATAGCATAAAAAGGTCATTAGATTAGGTGATTATGATCAGTTGCACCCGGCCCGtggaagcgagagagagagagagagagagagagagaggtcttcTGAGTAGATCTGCAGGGAAGAGGGGGCTCACTGCATGTTGGAGGAGAGATGGACATGGCCATCGGAGGGCGAGCATCGGGGCCCCTCCATGCAGGTGATAGtaatttccttttacttttttccCGAGGTGGACAAAAAAATACTGTGCGGCACTGCCATACTCGCTCGTGAACCTTTTTCTGTACGTTACTGcctcccatatatatatatatatatatatatatatatatatatatatattgccattTCAACTGTGATGAATGTGAACATTTCCCAGTACTgttaatttcaaatataaataaaaaggtcGCCTATCGATCTCACGTCGAACCTTAATTTTACTCATTCGCTCTGTCGATGGGGTGTACGTACATACGCTAtgtttttactaaaaaataattacaaattatGAGGACCAGTCCAATTTAAGATTGGATCTTAGCCTTCGGCCAACTGA encodes:
- the LOC121239683 gene encoding zinc finger protein BALDIBIS-like, whose translation is MMSEDGVSVPSTVRGFVQQPNSNPNPNPNSNLVKRKRSLPGTPDPDAEVIALSPKSLMATNRFICEICNKGFQRDQNLQLHRRGHNLPWKLRQRTNKEVRKKVYVCPEKTCMHHDPSRALGDLTGIKKHYSRKHGEKKWKCDKCSKKYAVQSDWKAHSKICGTREYKCDCGTLFSRKDSFVTHRAFCDALAEENARFTSVSAANPNFKHDLIKGTVINRPLAGIPQFSTAFPPEFAGSESTGNFIADQGQKPKLPPWLDHANHHLIPFGIANSSNAYLAAGLTSLPEMVSTASMNMYGSASQTHEWLSKYPEACFPSANLSASPLPRVLKEEDVNEGNLSAENIASLFSNSQNHQQQGPTHMSATALLQKAAQMGSTRSNPAFNGTDFGLMSSSHNSNVPNSRNEVQKFFRQQNQADNLKELMSSLPPSTPITTTVVGSLLVNSNSSAIMGNQKSLDHIQISKKGKQDQPTSGKLHARSMEADQHNLTRDFLGVGGHASRPFSQQELAKFASMGAAMDLSQYSGHHRAP